A section of the Pseudomonas tritici genome encodes:
- a CDS encoding REP-associated tyrosine transposase, translating into MLISNRSGRLRLGRASAEGGVYLLTAVVDRREPIFDDWWLGRLVVRQLREAHEDEWVDSLAFVVMPDHIHWLVQLQDKTLSELMCRIKSRSSLTVNRALGRKGRLWQKGYHDRGVRREEDLKDFARYVVCNPIRAGLVKRVHDYPLWDVWWL; encoded by the coding sequence ATGCTCATATCAAACAGGTCTGGACGTTTGCGCCTAGGCAGAGCTTCAGCGGAGGGTGGCGTGTACCTGCTGACAGCCGTGGTGGACCGGCGAGAGCCCATCTTCGATGATTGGTGGTTGGGGCGCCTAGTGGTACGGCAACTGCGCGAGGCACATGAAGATGAGTGGGTGGATTCGTTGGCATTTGTAGTGATGCCAGACCATATTCATTGGCTTGTTCAGCTTCAGGACAAGACGTTGTCGGAACTCATGTGCCGAATTAAATCGCGCAGCAGTTTGACGGTTAACCGTGCCTTAGGCCGCAAAGGTCGGCTATGGCAGAAGGGCTATCATGATCGTGGCGTTCGGCGTGAGGAAGACTTGAAAGACTTTGCGCGTTACGTGGTGTGTAATCCGATTCGCGCGGGATTGGTGAAACGCGTTCATGATTATCCGCTTTGGGATGTT